One part of the Mariniblastus fucicola genome encodes these proteins:
- the yjjX gene encoding inosine/xanthosine triphosphatase, with product MSESVSVAVGSLNPVKINAVRGAFVRQWPDASVVGAEVDTGVSEMPMSDEECLAGARNRAKLAREANDSDFGVGLEGGVNLEATGLMLLGWVVIIHRDGTESVSCTSKIPLPKMLADRILAGEELGPVMDDVLKVTGTAKKGGASGALTAGLVMRQDKFEMAVAYGLAPFVAPQFYQPDN from the coding sequence ATGTCTGAATCCGTTTCCGTCGCGGTTGGTTCGCTCAATCCCGTCAAAATCAATGCCGTCCGCGGTGCGTTTGTTCGGCAATGGCCCGATGCTTCGGTCGTCGGCGCGGAAGTCGATACCGGCGTTTCCGAGATGCCGATGAGCGACGAAGAGTGCCTGGCGGGTGCTCGGAACCGAGCGAAACTGGCTCGGGAAGCGAACGATTCGGACTTCGGAGTCGGGCTCGAAGGAGGCGTGAATCTGGAAGCCACCGGCTTGATGTTGTTGGGCTGGGTGGTGATCATTCACCGCGACGGAACCGAGAGCGTTTCGTGCACTTCGAAGATCCCGCTGCCGAAGATGCTGGCCGATCGAATTTTGGCGGGTGAGGAACTTGGGCCCGTGATGGACGACGTTTTAAAGGTCACCGGAACGGCGAAAAAAGGCGGAGCATCGGGCGCGTTGACGGCTGGATTGGTGATGCGGCAGGATAAATTCGAAATGGCGGTGGCCTATGGACTGGCTCCGTTTGTCGCGCCTCAGTTCTACCAACCGGACAACTAA
- a CDS encoding sigma-54 interaction domain-containing protein has protein sequence MNPSANTQRLDPGAGTSGGESAKLLADLIYLSAANDSSRSFLQAASGELNSFSKSKQTVVVQGVKGQWRILAATDGKLKPEALPVELLAEVLDTERCQSGGGWIASPLNRPMDSGQLLVQQTDKTDEIAFDVLAAALGVGLKAYRVRSGANKRVQQLEALLQMTAGWNQSRETDALLIEIAEASTRLVGAERATIFLPNSNNTELIGKPALGVEDGTLRIPINAGVVGQVMSTGEPARVDEDISSEQKQIDRSVDEQLGFQTRTLLCVPMKNAEGKTIGAFELINRNEGNFTDRDQAALEELASHATIAIDTTQHVEHLETVRRTVATQAADEVNLIGESEGIKKLKSTVERVADTELAILITGENGTGKEVVAQMIHYLSGRRDEVLVAVNCAAISETLLESELFGHEKGAFTDAHQAREGKFELANGGTLFLDEIGDMSLGGQAKLLRVLEEKVVVRVGGSVPIPTTARVVAATNQDLAALVGEKKFREDLFFRLNVVMIEIPPLRERGDDVILLAEHFLSNFCAKARRETPKISAAARNRLLTHRWPGNVRELRNMMERLAYLSEGDQIRPDDLAFVNAPQKENADSGIAMDLPLTDATKEFQIDYIQRHIDHCGGNVTEAAQRMGLHRSNLYRKMKQLGMSDD, from the coding sequence ATGAACCCGTCCGCCAACACCCAGCGACTCGACCCCGGAGCCGGAACTTCCGGTGGCGAAAGCGCAAAACTACTGGCGGATTTGATTTACCTTTCGGCAGCCAACGATTCGTCCCGCAGCTTCCTTCAAGCCGCCAGCGGCGAACTCAATTCGTTTTCAAAATCCAAACAGACGGTTGTCGTCCAGGGCGTCAAAGGCCAGTGGCGAATTCTGGCCGCAACGGATGGAAAGCTCAAACCAGAAGCCCTGCCGGTGGAATTGCTCGCCGAAGTTCTCGATACCGAGCGATGTCAAAGCGGCGGTGGCTGGATCGCGTCACCGCTAAATCGTCCGATGGATTCCGGGCAACTGTTGGTGCAGCAAACGGACAAGACGGACGAAATCGCGTTCGACGTTCTCGCCGCGGCGTTGGGTGTCGGGCTCAAAGCGTACCGTGTCCGTTCGGGAGCCAACAAACGGGTCCAACAGCTGGAAGCACTTTTGCAGATGACTGCCGGCTGGAATCAGTCGCGCGAAACGGATGCGTTGCTGATTGAAATCGCAGAAGCCTCGACGCGGCTGGTCGGTGCCGAACGAGCCACAATCTTCTTGCCCAACTCGAACAATACAGAACTGATCGGCAAGCCAGCGCTCGGCGTGGAAGACGGGACGTTGCGAATTCCGATCAACGCCGGCGTCGTGGGCCAGGTGATGTCGACGGGCGAACCGGCGCGGGTCGATGAGGATATTTCCAGCGAGCAAAAACAGATCGACCGCAGCGTTGACGAACAGCTGGGCTTTCAAACGCGAACGTTGCTGTGCGTTCCAATGAAGAACGCCGAAGGCAAAACGATTGGCGCTTTTGAGTTGATCAACCGCAACGAAGGCAACTTCACCGACCGCGACCAGGCGGCGCTGGAAGAGTTGGCATCGCATGCCACGATTGCGATCGACACGACACAACACGTCGAGCACCTGGAAACGGTCCGACGGACGGTCGCTACCCAAGCCGCCGACGAAGTGAATTTGATCGGCGAGTCGGAAGGGATCAAGAAACTGAAGTCGACGGTTGAGCGGGTTGCCGATACCGAGTTGGCGATTCTGATCACGGGCGAAAACGGCACGGGTAAGGAAGTCGTCGCCCAGATGATTCATTATCTTAGCGGCCGCCGCGACGAAGTTTTGGTCGCAGTGAATTGTGCGGCGATCAGCGAAACGTTGCTCGAAAGCGAGCTCTTCGGTCACGAGAAAGGTGCCTTCACCGATGCGCATCAGGCACGAGAAGGGAAGTTCGAACTGGCCAACGGCGGGACGCTTTTCCTTGACGAAATCGGCGACATGAGCCTCGGCGGGCAAGCAAAACTGCTTCGCGTTCTGGAGGAGAAAGTCGTCGTTCGCGTTGGTGGCAGCGTGCCGATCCCGACCACGGCTCGTGTCGTTGCGGCGACGAATCAGGATTTGGCGGCGCTCGTTGGCGAGAAGAAGTTTCGCGAGGATTTGTTCTTTCGGCTTAACGTGGTGATGATCGAGATTCCTCCGCTGCGCGAGCGTGGGGACGATGTGATTCTGCTGGCCGAACATTTTCTGTCGAACTTTTGCGCCAAAGCTCGTCGCGAAACGCCAAAGATCAGTGCTGCGGCGCGAAACAGGTTGCTGACGCATCGCTGGCCTGGCAACGTCCGTGAACTACGCAACATGATGGAGCGACTTGCGTATCTTTCCGAAGGCGATCAGATTCGTCCCGACGATTTGGCGTTCGTGAATGCTCCGCAAAAGGAAAACGCGGACTCCGGCATCGCGATGGATTTGCCGCTGACCGACGCGACGAAGGAGTTTCAGATCGACTACATTCAGCGACACATCGATCATTGTGGTGGCAACGTGACCGAAGCCGCACAGCGGATGGGCCTGCATCGCAGTAACCTTTATCGCAAGATGAAGCAGCTGGGCATGAGCGACGATTAA
- a CDS encoding NUDIX domain-containing protein, with protein sequence MPTPHGPWTIKSTEQIYRDPFVELTLDQVIRPDGNDGQHVVVKIKPGVCVVAVDEDRNVHLTKEFHYAVGRDSVEAVSGGVEPDEDADLTAQRELQEELGLEAESWKFLTTVDPFTTIMESPTRLYLATGLSEVATNPEGTEQIEHVVIPLADAAKMVANGEITHAPSCVAILMAESILS encoded by the coding sequence ATGCCTACCCCGCACGGTCCCTGGACCATCAAAAGCACCGAGCAAATTTATCGCGATCCGTTTGTGGAATTGACTCTCGATCAGGTCATTCGGCCCGATGGCAACGACGGCCAACACGTGGTCGTCAAAATCAAGCCCGGCGTATGTGTGGTCGCGGTCGACGAAGATCGCAACGTGCATCTGACCAAAGAGTTTCACTACGCGGTGGGTCGCGATTCGGTCGAAGCGGTTTCAGGTGGAGTCGAGCCTGACGAAGACGCGGACTTGACGGCGCAGCGCGAGCTTCAGGAAGAACTTGGACTGGAAGCCGAATCCTGGAAGTTTCTTACCACCGTCGATCCCTTTACCACGATCATGGAATCGCCAACGCGACTCTATTTGGCAACCGGACTCTCGGAAGTCGCCACCAACCCGGAAGGAACCGAGCAGATTGAACACGTGGTCATTCCGCTCGCGGACGCCGCGAAGATGGTTGCAAACGGTGAGATCACTCACGCTCCGAGTTGTGTGGCGATCTTGATGGCAGAATCGATTTTGTCGTAA
- the amaB gene encoding L-piperidine-6-carboxylate dehydrogenase, which translates to MNPLLTKLNIETVNAGACFGHDGWIEDSTAELLDSINPSTGETIAQVQLCSTATYDRVIDETAESFKTWRSVPAPKRGALIRDLGNALRENLEPLGELVSLEMGKIRAEGIGEVQEMIDICDFAVGLSRQLCGSTMHSERPGHRMYEQWHPLGPVGIISAFNFPVAVWSWNAALAAVCGDTMVWKPSPLTPLTAVATQHICNRVTADHGVSGLFSLTIGDNETVGGRILDDERLPLISFTGSSKVGRMVASRVAGRFGKTLLELGGNNAIIVEPDANLDLAIRGIVFGAVGTAGQRCTSTRRLLVHESCIDEVIERLKKAYAQVSIGDPLASSTLMGPLITPESVEKMTGVIEQAISEGGSLVCGGDTIEGQGNFVQPTIIRMPVQTDQVIEETFAPILYVIPYQNIGHAIQIQNSVPQGLSSSIFTTNLLTAERFLSATGSDCGIANVNIGTSGAEIGGAFGGEKETGGGRESGSDSWKVYMRRQTNTINWSEDLPLAQGIQFG; encoded by the coding sequence ATGAATCCACTTCTAACCAAGCTCAACATCGAAACCGTCAACGCTGGAGCCTGCTTCGGTCACGATGGCTGGATTGAGGATTCAACCGCGGAGCTGCTGGATTCGATCAACCCTTCGACCGGCGAAACGATTGCTCAGGTTCAACTGTGCTCGACAGCGACCTACGATCGTGTCATCGATGAAACGGCCGAGTCCTTCAAAACGTGGCGATCGGTTCCGGCACCGAAACGCGGAGCCCTGATTCGTGATCTTGGCAATGCACTTCGCGAAAATCTCGAACCGTTGGGCGAATTGGTGTCGTTGGAGATGGGAAAGATCCGAGCCGAAGGGATTGGTGAAGTTCAGGAGATGATCGACATCTGCGATTTCGCAGTCGGACTTTCGCGGCAGCTTTGCGGATCGACAATGCACTCCGAAAGGCCCGGGCATCGGATGTACGAACAGTGGCATCCGCTGGGGCCGGTCGGCATCATTTCGGCTTTCAATTTTCCCGTCGCGGTTTGGTCCTGGAACGCGGCGCTGGCTGCAGTTTGCGGTGACACGATGGTTTGGAAGCCCTCGCCGTTGACTCCGCTGACGGCCGTCGCGACTCAGCATATTTGCAATCGCGTCACGGCAGATCATGGCGTGTCGGGTCTGTTCAGCTTGACGATCGGTGACAACGAAACTGTGGGCGGCCGAATTCTGGACGACGAGCGATTGCCTTTGATCAGTTTCACGGGCTCTTCAAAAGTCGGACGGATGGTGGCGTCGCGCGTCGCGGGGCGATTCGGCAAAACGCTGTTGGAACTCGGCGGTAACAACGCGATTATTGTGGAGCCCGACGCGAACCTTGATCTTGCGATCCGTGGCATCGTGTTTGGCGCTGTTGGAACGGCAGGACAACGCTGCACTTCCACGCGCCGGTTGCTGGTGCATGAAAGCTGCATCGATGAGGTGATTGAACGATTGAAGAAAGCGTATGCTCAGGTTTCAATCGGCGATCCGCTTGCTTCTTCGACGCTGATGGGTCCGCTTATCACACCGGAGTCAGTTGAAAAAATGACCGGCGTAATCGAGCAAGCCATTTCCGAGGGCGGAAGTCTTGTTTGCGGCGGCGACACGATCGAGGGGCAGGGCAATTTTGTGCAGCCGACGATCATTCGCATGCCGGTGCAAACGGATCAGGTGATCGAGGAGACTTTTGCGCCGATTCTTTACGTGATTCCGTATCAAAACATCGGCCACGCGATTCAAATTCAGAACTCCGTTCCGCAGGGGCTTTCCAGTTCCATCTTCACCACCAATCTACTGACCGCGGAGAGATTTTTATCCGCGACGGGATCCGACTGCGGCATCGCGAACGTCAACATCGGCACCAGCGGCGCCGAAATCGGCGGAGCTTTCGGGGGCGAAAAGGAAACGGGTGGAGGACGTGAATCGGGGAGTGATTCCTGGAAGGTTTACATGCGTCGTCAGACAAACACGATCAACTGGTCGGAGGATTTGCCGTTGGCTCAAGGAATTCAGTTCGGATAG
- a CDS encoding VOC family protein — MSNHHKFHYLEFPATDLAAMKDFYGAAFGWKFKDWGDAYVEIQESGVHGGFALATEERGPSNQGALVIIYSDDLVQSEKTVVECGGEISMAPIDFPGGRRFHFLDPSGNELGVWTEVPIQE; from the coding sequence ATGAGCAACCATCACAAATTTCACTACCTCGAATTCCCCGCAACCGACTTGGCCGCGATGAAAGATTTCTACGGCGCCGCTTTTGGATGGAAATTTAAAGACTGGGGCGATGCCTACGTTGAGATCCAGGAATCGGGCGTGCACGGCGGATTTGCGTTGGCGACGGAAGAACGTGGACCTTCCAATCAGGGAGCTCTGGTGATCATCTACTCCGACGATCTGGTGCAAAGCGAAAAGACGGTTGTCGAATGCGGCGGGGAGATTTCGATGGCTCCGATCGACTTTCCTGGCGGGCGACGATTTCACTTCCTCGATCCAAGCGGCAACGAATTGGGTGTCTGGACCGAAGTCCCGATTCAAGAATAG
- a CDS encoding enoyl-ACP reductase FabI, with amino-acid sequence MGFFEGKKGLILGVANDRSIAWAIAKRIIDEGGECGFSHLPDREDDEKKRNKGRVEKALKKLGDGYQPAFLEPLDVQSDEQIEAIMKVAADKFGKIDFLLHSMAFAHPNDLNGDTIETSRDGFKMAMDISAYSLIAVCNAAKSILSENASVLCMSYFGGEKIVPGYNVMGICKAALEASMRYMAYDLGPAGVRVNALSAGPVKTISGVGAGVGPMMKMYEHVAPMCRNITLSEVGDSGAFLLSEMAGGISGEVMHVDGGYNAMGSPGRLVEFIPKD; translated from the coding sequence ATGGGCTTCTTTGAAGGCAAAAAAGGTTTGATTCTCGGCGTCGCCAACGACCGCTCGATCGCCTGGGCAATTGCGAAACGAATCATCGACGAAGGCGGCGAGTGCGGTTTTTCCCACCTACCTGACCGTGAGGACGATGAAAAGAAACGTAACAAAGGCCGTGTTGAGAAAGCTTTGAAGAAGCTCGGCGACGGTTACCAGCCAGCTTTCCTTGAGCCGCTGGACGTGCAAAGCGATGAGCAAATCGAAGCCATCATGAAAGTTGCCGCGGACAAGTTCGGCAAGATTGACTTCCTGTTGCACTCGATGGCTTTCGCGCATCCGAACGACCTCAATGGCGACACGATCGAAACCAGTCGCGACGGTTTCAAGATGGCGATGGACATCAGCGCCTACTCGCTGATCGCAGTTTGCAACGCAGCCAAATCGATCCTGAGCGAAAACGCTTCGGTATTGTGCATGAGCTATTTCGGCGGCGAGAAAATCGTTCCCGGCTACAACGTGATGGGAATTTGCAAAGCGGCGTTGGAAGCGTCGATGCGCTACATGGCTTACGATCTGGGTCCGGCCGGAGTCCGCGTTAACGCGTTGAGTGCCGGACCGGTGAAGACGATTTCCGGCGTCGGCGCGGGCGTCGGTCCGATGATGAAGATGTACGAACACGTGGCGCCGATGTGCCGCAACATTACCCTATCGGAAGTCGGCGATTCGGGCGCGTTTCTGCTATCAGAAATGGCTGGCGGAATTTCGGGCGAAGTCATGCACGTTGACGGCGGCTACAACGCGATGGGTTCTCCTGGCCGATTGGTTGAGTTCATCCCAAAAGACTAA
- a CDS encoding PQQ-binding-like beta-propeller repeat protein: protein MKRQLPILIVAISFLTAQAAFAQSSADDWTQWRGQNRDGIAEVLWPDTLSVDKLVEERSIALQPGYSGPIVVGDTVFVTETQDKKNEVVKAIRISDGSELWSASWEGSMRVPFFASANGSWIRATPAWDEGRLYVAGMKDVLVCLDAETGKQIWKRDFPADSGTKVPDFGFVSSPLIDGEYVYVQAGGCFQKLNKKTGDTVWKSLDDGGGMNGSAFSSPSIATFAGKRQAVVLTRTTLNGVDLESGQKLWSQEIPAFRGMNIVTPTVFEDGIFLSTYGGTSQFFEVSQSGGVFQLTEKWKAAMQGYMTTPVVVDGHAYLRLRNQRFVCFDLKTGEVKWRTKPYGKYASLIAAGDRIMALDERGDLILFRANPEKFEVVDQRKVADDSWAHLAATSDRLFVRDLNALKIFRWKKTSGEVSLK from the coding sequence ATGAAACGCCAATTGCCTATTCTGATCGTTGCCATTTCATTTCTGACGGCTCAAGCCGCATTCGCGCAGAGCAGCGCCGACGATTGGACTCAGTGGAGAGGCCAAAATCGCGACGGCATCGCGGAAGTCCTCTGGCCCGACACGCTTTCCGTTGACAAGCTGGTCGAAGAGCGGTCAATCGCGCTGCAACCTGGATACAGCGGTCCGATCGTGGTCGGCGACACGGTCTTTGTTACCGAAACGCAAGATAAGAAGAACGAAGTCGTCAAAGCGATTCGCATTTCCGATGGCAGCGAACTTTGGAGCGCCAGTTGGGAGGGTTCGATGCGAGTCCCTTTCTTCGCGTCCGCCAACGGAAGCTGGATTCGCGCGACCCCAGCCTGGGACGAAGGACGACTTTACGTCGCCGGCATGAAAGACGTGCTGGTTTGTCTCGATGCGGAAACCGGCAAGCAGATCTGGAAGCGTGACTTCCCAGCGGATTCGGGCACGAAGGTTCCGGACTTTGGTTTCGTGTCTTCGCCGCTGATCGATGGCGAATATGTTTACGTGCAAGCTGGCGGTTGCTTTCAAAAACTGAACAAGAAAACAGGCGACACGGTCTGGAAATCGCTCGACGACGGCGGCGGAATGAACGGCAGTGCATTTTCCTCACCAAGCATCGCAACTTTCGCTGGCAAGCGTCAGGCTGTTGTGCTGACACGAACCACGCTCAATGGCGTCGACCTCGAGTCCGGACAAAAACTCTGGTCGCAGGAAATTCCGGCTTTCCGTGGAATGAATATCGTGACGCCGACTGTGTTCGAAGACGGAATCTTCCTATCGACTTATGGTGGCACTTCGCAGTTCTTCGAGGTGTCTCAAAGCGGCGGAGTTTTTCAGCTGACCGAAAAATGGAAAGCTGCGATGCAGGGCTACATGACGACTCCGGTTGTCGTCGATGGGCATGCGTATTTGCGTTTGAGGAACCAGCGTTTTGTCTGCTTCGATTTGAAAACTGGCGAAGTCAAATGGCGCACAAAGCCTTACGGAAAGTATGCCAGTTTGATTGCGGCCGGCGACCGGATTATGGCGCTCGACGAACGAGGCGACTTGATCTTGTTCCGTGCGAATCCTGAAAAGTTCGAAGTCGTTGACCAACGGAAAGTCGCAGACGATAGCTGGGCTCATCTCGCCGCGACCTCGGACCGCTTGTTCGTGCGAGATTTGAACGCGTTGAAAATTTTCCGCTGGAAGAAGACGTCTGGCGAAGTGTCGTTGAAGTAA
- a CDS encoding VOC family protein codes for MPNPFHIAFPVDDLAAAREFYGGLLACPEGRSSDTWIDFDLYGHQIVAHYKAPVESADDAAHSNAVDGHDVPVPHFGVVLDWDQWQQLAERLKANKVEFVIEPYVRFEGETGEQATMFFLDPAGNALEFKAFKDMSQLFAK; via the coding sequence ATGCCCAACCCATTCCATATCGCGTTTCCGGTAGACGACCTCGCAGCAGCCCGTGAATTCTACGGCGGACTTCTCGCCTGCCCGGAGGGTCGAAGTAGCGACACATGGATCGATTTTGACCTCTATGGTCACCAGATCGTTGCTCACTACAAAGCGCCGGTTGAATCTGCAGACGATGCCGCGCATTCCAACGCGGTCGACGGACACGATGTTCCAGTACCCCATTTCGGCGTGGTGCTTGACTGGGATCAATGGCAGCAACTTGCCGAACGACTCAAGGCCAACAAAGTCGAATTCGTAATCGAACCCTATGTTCGTTTTGAAGGCGAAACCGGAGAGCAAGCCACGATGTTCTTTCTCGATCCGGCAGGAAATGCTTTGGAGTTCAAAGCGTTCAAAGACATGTCGCAACTGTTTGCGAAGTAG
- a CDS encoding GxxExxY protein — translation MKEIIFKDECYKIVGGAFAVYNDKGCGFFEPVYQECLEIEFAFLGLPANSQQELKLTYRGQELKQKYIPDFICFEEIVVEIKAVEHLNDNHRAQLLNYLKATGFRLGILINFGSHPDLEWERIVK, via the coding sequence ATGAAAGAGATCATATTTAAAGATGAATGCTACAAAATTGTTGGTGGGGCGTTTGCGGTTTACAACGACAAAGGCTGTGGATTTTTCGAACCCGTTTATCAAGAGTGCCTTGAAATTGAATTCGCTTTTCTGGGGCTCCCTGCTAACAGCCAACAAGAGCTCAAACTGACTTATCGCGGCCAGGAATTAAAACAAAAATACATACCCGACTTCATTTGTTTTGAAGAAATCGTTGTAGAAATCAAGGCCGTTGAACACTTGAACGACAATCACCGTGCTCAACTTCTCAATTACCTGAAAGCCACCGGTTTTCGACTCGGGATACTAATCAATTTTGGCTCACATCCCGATCTCGAATGGGAGCGCATTGTCAAATAG
- a CDS encoding outer membrane protein assembly factor BamB family protein, with protein MPCQKFAAASLLFIALATSAILDANAQDWPQWRGVDRDGVLATPIKPSADGPKHDWTAEIAGGYSGPTVVDGKVYVMDRVTDPKQIERVHCFDLATGKNVWTHQYDATYQGIGYPAGPRASVIVEDGKAYSVGSMGHAFCFDAVNGNVIWTVDFNKDYKIVANKRMPIWGISASPLIVGSNVIFHVGGSDGACVVAIDRETGKEAWRSLEDRAQYSAPVVMKHAMSSSIICWTGDSVASLKPETGEIRWRYEFTPKNMPIGVATPVIKDNQIFVTSFYDGSLVLEVGDDGDSVSKVWSAVGPNEKMTKSLQSIISTPIWLGDYIYGVDSYGQLRCLDAKTGERIWENLDAVPKARWSTIHFVRNGSEGDTIWMFNERGEIMLGKLTPDGFEELSRYKIIDPTRGQLRQRGGVCWSHPAFVDGQIIVRNDKEMKAWTLGEK; from the coding sequence ATGCCTTGCCAAAAATTCGCAGCCGCTTCTCTCTTGTTCATCGCCCTCGCAACGTCGGCGATTCTGGACGCCAACGCACAAGACTGGCCTCAGTGGCGAGGCGTTGATCGCGACGGAGTTCTCGCGACTCCGATCAAACCGTCTGCCGACGGACCCAAGCACGATTGGACTGCTGAAATCGCTGGCGGCTATTCTGGCCCGACCGTTGTTGATGGCAAAGTCTACGTGATGGATCGCGTTACCGATCCGAAACAGATCGAACGCGTTCACTGTTTCGATTTGGCGACTGGAAAAAACGTTTGGACGCACCAATACGACGCGACCTACCAAGGCATCGGCTATCCCGCCGGACCGCGGGCTTCGGTCATCGTGGAAGACGGCAAAGCGTACTCGGTCGGATCGATGGGGCATGCTTTCTGTTTCGACGCCGTGAACGGAAACGTGATTTGGACAGTCGACTTTAACAAGGACTACAAGATCGTCGCCAACAAGCGAATGCCGATCTGGGGTATTTCTGCCAGTCCGCTGATCGTGGGCAGCAATGTGATCTTTCACGTCGGTGGAAGCGATGGAGCCTGCGTCGTGGCGATCGATCGCGAAACCGGCAAGGAAGCGTGGCGTTCGCTCGAAGATCGGGCTCAGTATTCGGCGCCGGTCGTGATGAAGCACGCCATGAGTTCGTCGATCATTTGCTGGACTGGCGACTCGGTGGCCAGTTTGAAACCGGAAACCGGCGAGATCCGTTGGCGCTACGAGTTCACTCCCAAGAACATGCCGATCGGTGTCGCGACGCCGGTGATCAAGGACAATCAAATCTTCGTAACGTCGTTTTATGATGGCTCGCTGGTGTTGGAGGTTGGCGACGATGGCGACAGCGTTTCCAAAGTCTGGTCGGCGGTTGGTCCGAACGAAAAAATGACGAAGTCACTACAGTCAATCATCAGCACGCCGATTTGGCTGGGCGATTACATCTACGGCGTCGACAGCTATGGTCAGCTGCGTTGCCTGGACGCGAAGACGGGCGAGCGGATTTGGGAGAACCTCGACGCGGTGCCGAAAGCTCGCTGGAGCACGATTCACTTTGTGCGAAACGGATCCGAAGGCGACACGATCTGGATGTTCAACGAACGCGGCGAAATCATGCTTGGCAAACTGACACCGGATGGCTTTGAAGAGCTTTCACGGTACAAGATCATCGATCCGACCCGCGGACAACTTCGTCAACGCGGCGGGGTTTGCTGGTCGCATCCCGCATTTGTCGATGGTCAGATCATCGTACGCAATGACAAAGAAATGAAAGCCTGGACGCTAGGCGAGAAGTAG
- a CDS encoding DUF6331 family protein, producing MPLPSPLSDLVSYCEKLCVKECCGIEAFDFSPVHIASWLHQSRGEPTDKTVGLLNDQLEDLRIRFGTGSSEEGYESDENEMNQFFSTAQVDQLADQIETNLKHALELNQQSNLVEWKPEGTPSTTSHQPELGNDFVRALSWRYATKKFDATKAVSAEDIETILSATNLSASSYGLQPYQFLLIQDKSLQEKLVDASYGQNQVADASAVLVFVIRTDIDADYIKQSAAETEAARGLEPGQLDGYARQMIGSIMSFDDNDRKSWATKQAYIALGTAMAACAMLGIDACPMEGFQPAKYDEILGLESKNLHSVLVLPIGYRAEDDINSKYAKVRKPLGEMVVRVG from the coding sequence ATGCCACTGCCCTCCCCTCTCTCCGATTTGGTTTCCTACTGCGAAAAGCTGTGCGTGAAAGAATGCTGCGGCATCGAAGCTTTCGATTTCTCTCCGGTGCATATCGCTTCCTGGCTGCATCAATCTCGCGGCGAACCGACAGACAAAACGGTTGGGTTGCTCAACGATCAGCTGGAAGATCTTCGCATTCGTTTCGGAACGGGATCATCTGAGGAAGGTTACGAATCAGACGAAAACGAAATGAACCAGTTCTTTTCGACGGCTCAAGTCGATCAGTTGGCGGATCAGATCGAGACGAATCTGAAGCACGCTTTGGAGTTGAATCAGCAGAGCAATCTGGTGGAGTGGAAACCGGAAGGGACGCCTTCGACGACTTCCCATCAGCCAGAACTTGGCAACGATTTCGTCCGGGCTCTGTCATGGCGATACGCGACCAAGAAGTTTGATGCGACGAAAGCTGTGAGTGCTGAGGACATCGAGACGATTCTGAGTGCGACGAATCTGTCGGCTTCTTCTTACGGTCTGCAGCCCTATCAGTTTTTGCTGATACAGGACAAATCGCTTCAGGAGAAACTGGTCGATGCATCCTACGGCCAGAATCAGGTTGCGGACGCGTCAGCTGTTTTGGTGTTTGTGATTCGCACCGACATCGACGCGGACTACATCAAACAGAGCGCGGCGGAAACGGAAGCGGCCCGCGGCCTTGAGCCAGGGCAACTCGATGGCTACGCGAGGCAAATGATTGGTTCGATCATGAGCTTTGATGACAACGACCGAAAATCATGGGCGACCAAGCAGGCTTACATTGCGTTGGGAACCGCGATGGCAGCCTGTGCGATGCTGGGCATTGACGCCTGTCCGATGGAAGGGTTCCAGCCGGCGAAGTACGACGAAATTCTTGGCCTCGAATCGAAGAATCTGCATTCCGTTCTTGTGCTGCCAATCGGCTATCGTGCCGAAGATGACATCAACAGCAAGTACGCCAAAGTCCGCAAACCGTTGGGTGAAATGGTTGTTCGCGTCGGCTGA